The Sinomicrobium kalidii genome contains a region encoding:
- a CDS encoding PKD domain-containing protein, with the protein MRIPGSLLFILTSCCIFAQEEQSADSVQRTATFDYNISGNAVELIPQPPPLIQIAGAPKAYYSYFWEFGDGNFSRKEHPRHVYKKEGEYEVNLWATNHYDNGKTPATRPQKVKVDKVTETYEARASLEDDLSLQRNREPVPEEDIAVVLSYKNPKAYVTGGKIYLFYNEQQYKDKNFELTDTRTYHGEKSVREDGFAYTGDISRETALLASAEKGTLFLTQKWQDSTERVNLPLTLEEAKARYKDRSILEFDHMSPGEERNVFFTLRTTPEMLKDTSAIVSVRSIYVPDENYDNHKVREMEMEIVTSHDPNKMSSNATVMNYRLVRFKTFRFKIRFQNNGEGPANTIRLETDIPDMFDKNTLEIEDLYPECPVCPKEENITYSCIDTTFTDKKAIFTFKNIYLPGSEQKNIKEYDSTKGFVKYRIKLAKDFHKKKTKSRTAIYFDKNEPVITNYATTRFLPGISIGAKAGYMISPDLDNHREYFAGITISPYKSYRGYLQAELMVSAGSFDKLRQFTEETVNENGFVDSYAIDALNEYRNLSLYLVPASYRYNLNNFLAVGTGLQLKADLSSKHCITSTGEYTLLIPSEGVNFRDDTRDFVTQTESTTAFANFQTGIFAGFNVGFARIGPSIGARYVYNFNSPHSQVQLYAIWKF; encoded by the coding sequence ATGCGAATTCCGGGTTCCTTACTTTTTATACTCACCTCCTGCTGCATCTTTGCACAGGAAGAACAATCTGCCGACAGCGTACAACGTACGGCTACTTTTGATTACAACATATCCGGGAACGCTGTGGAACTCATCCCCCAACCTCCCCCGCTCATACAGATCGCGGGAGCACCGAAAGCCTATTACTCCTATTTCTGGGAATTCGGGGATGGCAATTTCAGCAGGAAAGAACACCCCCGGCACGTGTATAAAAAAGAAGGCGAATACGAAGTGAACCTATGGGCCACCAATCACTACGACAACGGCAAAACACCCGCCACCCGTCCGCAAAAGGTAAAGGTGGACAAAGTAACGGAAACTTATGAAGCCCGGGCTTCACTTGAAGACGACCTGAGCCTGCAGCGCAACCGGGAACCTGTTCCTGAAGAAGATATCGCAGTTGTCCTGAGCTACAAAAATCCCAAAGCATACGTAACCGGCGGAAAGATCTACCTCTTTTACAACGAACAGCAATACAAGGACAAAAACTTTGAGCTCACCGATACGCGAACCTATCACGGAGAGAAGTCCGTCCGTGAAGACGGTTTTGCATACACCGGGGACATCTCCCGGGAAACTGCCTTACTGGCCTCTGCGGAAAAAGGCACCTTATTCCTCACCCAAAAATGGCAGGACTCCACCGAAAGGGTAAACCTGCCTCTTACCCTGGAAGAGGCCAAAGCCCGTTACAAGGACCGGAGCATTCTTGAGTTCGACCACATGTCGCCCGGAGAGGAACGCAACGTTTTCTTCACCCTGCGCACTACGCCGGAAATGCTCAAGGATACCAGCGCTATTGTCTCCGTAAGAAGCATCTATGTCCCGGATGAAAACTACGACAACCACAAGGTCAGGGAAATGGAAATGGAGATCGTCACTTCACACGATCCCAATAAAATGTCATCCAACGCCACGGTGATGAACTATCGGCTGGTACGGTTCAAGACCTTCCGCTTTAAGATCAGGTTTCAGAACAACGGCGAAGGTCCTGCCAATACCATACGCCTGGAAACCGATATTCCCGATATGTTCGACAAAAACACCCTGGAGATCGAAGACCTCTATCCCGAATGTCCCGTTTGCCCGAAAGAAGAGAATATTACATATAGCTGTATCGACACTACCTTTACCGACAAAAAGGCCATTTTCACCTTTAAGAACATCTATCTTCCGGGCAGTGAACAAAAAAATATCAAGGAATACGACTCCACAAAAGGTTTTGTAAAATACCGCATAAAACTGGCAAAGGATTTTCACAAAAAGAAAACCAAAAGCCGTACAGCCATTTATTTCGACAAGAACGAACCTGTCATTACCAATTACGCCACCACCCGTTTTCTCCCCGGTATCTCCATTGGCGCCAAGGCGGGTTACATGATAAGCCCGGATCTCGACAACCATCGCGAATATTTTGCCGGTATTACCATTTCACCCTACAAGTCTTATCGCGGCTACCTCCAGGCCGAACTCATGGTCTCTGCGGGTTCTTTTGACAAGCTCCGGCAATTCACGGAAGAGACCGTCAATGAAAATGGTTTTGTCGATTCCTACGCTATTGATGCCCTGAACGAATACCGGAATCTTTCACTTTACCTCGTTCCCGCTTCCTACAGGTACAATCTCAACAATTTTCTTGCCGTAGGCACGGGTCTGCAACTCAAGGCGGACCTCAGCAGCAAACATTGCATAACCTCAACAGGGGAATACACACTGCTTATCCCCTCCGAAGGCGTAAATTTTCGCGACGATACCAGGGATTTTGTCACACAAACCGAATCCACAACGGCCTTTGCCAATTTCCAGACCGGTATCTTTGCGGGCTTCAATGTCGGTTTTGCCCGTATAGGCCCCAGCATCGGCGCACGTTATGTCTATAATTTCAACAGTCCCCACAGCCAGGTACAGCTCTATGCCATATGGAAATTTTAG
- a CDS encoding RNA polymerase sigma factor produces MAEKKVHEDQKYIDGLLKNNSIVIRSIYERFAPKVVRYIRNNSGDTGDAEDIIQEVLVIIYKQARDKGLQLSCPFDAYFFLLCKRQWFNELKKSSRKEVTREGENVYKDEGAEALVMETDIFNEKEKLFTAMFDRLGKACKELLQTSFRLKSMEEVAEKLNISYAYARKKKSLCIGKLTEMIRQSPGYKKIKSS; encoded by the coding sequence ATGGCAGAAAAGAAGGTACATGAGGACCAGAAATATATAGATGGCCTGCTGAAGAACAATTCGATAGTCATACGGTCCATATACGAAAGGTTTGCACCGAAAGTGGTACGTTATATCCGAAACAATAGCGGGGATACGGGCGATGCGGAAGATATTATCCAGGAAGTCCTCGTTATTATATATAAACAGGCCAGGGACAAGGGACTGCAACTTAGCTGTCCTTTTGACGCTTACTTTTTTCTGCTCTGTAAAAGGCAATGGTTCAACGAACTGAAAAAATCTTCCCGGAAAGAGGTAACAAGAGAAGGTGAAAACGTATATAAGGACGAAGGGGCGGAAGCACTGGTCATGGAGACGGATATTTTCAATGAAAAAGAGAAACTTTTTACCGCGATGTTCGACCGGCTGGGAAAAGCCTGCAAGGAACTGCTGCAAACGTCATTCCGGTTAAAATCCATGGAAGAGGTTGCCGAAAAGCTGAACATATCCTATGCCTATGCACGCAAGAAGAAATCACTGTGTATCGGAAAGCTTACGGAAATGATACGCCAATCGCCCGGATATAAAAAAATAAAATCCTCCTGA
- a CDS encoding tetratricopeptide repeat protein gives MMEERDYILFEAYLSGVISPEEKEKLKMRLEKDGELKASFELYKETSAHLENRFGKEKDTIAFREKVSGISEVYFRDAPGRKKGFRKLRPWQMVAAAGVLVILGIFLSRRMSVPSYDDYAGYPEISLAVRGESNTVLLQAETAFNNGDYGEAATLLGEIVKGGNTNPEIQLYRAISLVELNRFGEADAVLDRLMDSGSVIRYDAMWYAALSKLKQKDFSASADILERIPESADRYKRAQKLLKRLE, from the coding sequence ATGATGGAAGAGCGTGATTATATATTGTTTGAAGCCTATCTTTCGGGGGTAATTTCCCCGGAGGAAAAAGAGAAGCTTAAAATGAGGCTGGAAAAGGACGGGGAACTGAAAGCGTCCTTCGAGCTCTACAAAGAGACTTCCGCCCACCTGGAAAACAGGTTCGGAAAGGAAAAAGATACTATAGCTTTCCGGGAAAAGGTGTCCGGTATTTCAGAAGTGTATTTTCGTGATGCGCCGGGCAGGAAAAAAGGGTTCCGCAAATTGCGCCCGTGGCAGATGGTCGCGGCGGCCGGTGTGCTGGTGATCCTCGGTATTTTCTTATCGCGCAGGATGAGTGTTCCCTCTTATGACGACTATGCCGGTTACCCGGAAATTAGCCTGGCCGTACGCGGGGAAAGCAATACCGTTTTACTGCAGGCAGAGACCGCCTTTAACAACGGGGATTACGGGGAAGCGGCCACACTGCTCGGAGAAATAGTGAAAGGAGGCAATACCAATCCGGAAATACAACTGTATCGCGCTATTTCACTGGTAGAGCTCAACCGGTTCGGGGAGGCAGATGCCGTATTGGACAGACTTATGGATTCCGGTTCCGTAATCCGGTATGATGCCATGTGGTATGCGGCCCTGAGTAAACTGAAACAAAAGGACTTTTCGGCCAGTGCGGATATCCTGGAAAGAATACCCGAAAGTGCAGATCGGTACAAAAGGGCGCAAAAATTGCTTAAAAGACTGGAATAA
- a CDS encoding retropepsin-like aspartic protease, giving the protein MNPEHSVYRTITTIFLLLATIVNGQVKQAGSEEIYLKIDSLINAKDYFRARKIYKENLNHLSELHRLKTGVFLNNVFNRPDSSIHKMNLLLNEHGSEISDSLKFRILSIGHVNYSKLCEYEKARDALARLISEYPDWLTDEEEKDHKNTLVIWSALKDQPKQQIAINNTVNLKITRDKAQLQNLLVSRDTVQQQFVLDTGANLSTITETAAQRFGLILLDGTVNVDGIAGHEIKSRIAIAPELFLDSLIIRNAVFLVFPDEALAFPQIDYQIHGIIGFPVIEAMKEIQITRDNRFIVPRQQTTSAEKNMAIDFLTPLIYLKDKSGWGTYTMDTGAMGSMLYDTYYEKNKKVLDSVYEETEVGIGGAGGNITKRGMYITFTPEIGNREIRMDSIMVLKEPLKPDNHYLGNLGQDLMKKFNRVTFNFKDMFIRFD; this is encoded by the coding sequence ATGAACCCGGAACATTCTGTTTACAGAACAATAACAACCATTTTCCTGCTGCTCGCCACAATAGTCAACGGCCAGGTAAAACAGGCAGGTAGCGAAGAAATCTATCTTAAAATCGACTCCCTGATCAACGCGAAAGATTATTTCCGCGCCCGGAAAATATATAAGGAAAACCTCAACCATCTTTCCGAACTCCACAGGCTCAAAACCGGTGTTTTTTTGAATAATGTCTTTAACCGTCCGGACTCGTCCATCCACAAAATGAACCTCCTCCTGAACGAGCACGGTTCTGAAATATCGGACAGTCTGAAATTCAGGATACTTTCCATTGGACATGTTAATTATTCCAAGCTATGTGAATACGAAAAAGCCAGGGATGCTCTGGCACGTCTCATTTCCGAATATCCGGACTGGCTCACCGATGAAGAAGAAAAAGACCACAAAAACACCCTGGTCATATGGTCTGCCCTGAAAGATCAGCCCAAGCAACAGATAGCGATCAACAATACCGTAAACCTGAAAATCACAAGGGACAAAGCACAACTCCAGAATCTTCTGGTTTCCCGCGATACGGTGCAGCAACAATTTGTTCTTGATACCGGGGCCAACCTGTCTACAATCACGGAGACCGCCGCACAACGTTTCGGCCTCATTCTCCTGGACGGTACGGTTAACGTAGACGGCATAGCCGGTCATGAAATAAAATCCCGGATAGCCATAGCTCCCGAACTTTTCCTTGACAGTCTTATCATTCGTAATGCGGTTTTTCTGGTTTTCCCCGATGAGGCGCTTGCCTTTCCGCAAATAGACTACCAGATTCACGGTATTATCGGTTTTCCCGTTATCGAAGCCATGAAGGAAATACAGATCACCAGGGACAACAGGTTCATAGTACCGAGACAACAAACAACTTCAGCAGAAAAAAACATGGCCATTGATTTCCTCACCCCCTTAATATACCTGAAAGACAAAAGCGGCTGGGGTACCTACACCATGGATACCGGGGCTATGGGCAGCATGTTATACGATACGTACTACGAGAAAAACAAAAAAGTGCTGGATAGCGTTTATGAAGAAACCGAGGTGGGCATCGGCGGTGCGGGCGGAAATATCACCAAAAGGGGCATGTACATCACCTTTACACCGGAGATCGGCAACCGGGAGATCAGGATGGATTCCATTATGGTATTAAAAGAACCCCTGAAGCCGGACAATCACTACCTCGGCAACCTGGGCCAGGACCTTATGAAAAAATTTAACAGGGTAACTTTTAACTTTAAGGATATGTTTATAAGATTTGACTAA
- a CDS encoding lycopene cyclase domain-containing protein, with protein sequence MLKASVMGGLAGLIAEFWYFRDYWRPPSSVGLATVSPEDFLFGFFITGLAVSVYDVVFRRTFSNGEQRRKKHFAFLFLTGIGALFLFNNWLGFNSIFVSSIAFIIFSVIMASIRKDLWIPLLVSGILTLLIIIPVYAIIFNLISPTYWDSYGLLSGTPYGATVLGNVPLTELLWYFSWGCMAGIAYDFASGKKKATGFRSGK encoded by the coding sequence ATGTTAAAAGCAAGTGTAATGGGCGGTCTTGCGGGATTGATCGCGGAATTCTGGTATTTCCGCGATTACTGGCGTCCTCCTTCTTCAGTAGGTCTGGCCACCGTTTCCCCGGAAGATTTTTTGTTCGGTTTTTTCATTACGGGCCTGGCCGTCTCGGTATATGACGTGGTTTTCCGGAGAACCTTTTCCAACGGGGAACAACGCAGGAAAAAACACTTTGCCTTTCTTTTTCTGACGGGGATCGGGGCGCTTTTTCTTTTTAACAACTGGCTGGGGTTCAATTCCATTTTTGTCAGTTCCATCGCCTTTATCATCTTTTCAGTCATAATGGCTTCTATCCGGAAAGACCTGTGGATACCTTTACTGGTCTCCGGAATACTTACCCTGCTGATCATCATTCCGGTTTATGCGATTATTTTTAACCTCATATCGCCTACCTACTGGGATTCATACGGATTGCTTTCCGGAACACCGTACGGGGCTACCGTCCTGGGAAACGTCCCCTTAACCGAACTGCTCTGGTATTTTTCCTGGGGATGTATGGCAGGCATAGCTTACGATTTTGCTTCGGGGAAAAAGAAAGCAACCGGATTCAGGTCGGGAAAATAA
- a CDS encoding M23 family metallopeptidase codes for MKPLATLLLFLSMCILFTEKVAGQEYVQTPDVRIGHLPEIVTIDGKPTIYYELHLTNFSDSPVKFTRLEVRGQADSIPVFSITGDQWQFRHKTTDTAKQLPDNVLPPGGASVIFMEFTLPAGVKNKTLVHNFQFIHPDRANKPVSFTGPAFDLRETTIVLGPPLRGGPWVAIYSPDWERGHRRVFYTVEGKARIPGRFAIDFMQTDSEGKLVKGDKDLVKNWYGYGVDVLAVADGTVASARDDFTESATISGHPKYPAGKATGNYVSLNIGNDRYVFYEHLKPGSIRVRPGQKVKKGEVIASLGFTGQSTGPHLHLHVADTDSPLGAEGLPFLFERFTLLGYYKDFSRFGKIPWTPAKKDSGQEKYRERPSPNTVIRF; via the coding sequence ATGAAACCATTAGCTACCCTACTTCTGTTCCTCTCGATGTGTATCCTTTTTACGGAAAAGGTAGCCGGACAGGAATATGTGCAAACCCCGGATGTACGCATAGGGCACCTGCCGGAAATTGTTACCATAGATGGAAAACCCACGATTTATTACGAACTGCACCTCACCAATTTCTCCGATAGCCCCGTAAAGTTCACCCGACTGGAAGTCCGGGGACAAGCAGACAGCATTCCTGTTTTCTCGATCACAGGCGACCAATGGCAGTTTCGGCATAAAACAACAGACACGGCAAAGCAACTCCCGGACAATGTATTACCTCCGGGAGGAGCGAGTGTCATATTTATGGAGTTTACCCTGCCGGCCGGAGTAAAAAATAAGACACTTGTACACAACTTTCAGTTTATACATCCGGACAGAGCCAACAAACCGGTTTCATTTACGGGGCCGGCATTTGACCTCCGGGAAACAACAATTGTTCTCGGTCCTCCGTTACGCGGCGGCCCCTGGGTAGCGATCTACAGCCCGGACTGGGAACGCGGGCACCGCAGGGTATTCTATACCGTGGAGGGAAAAGCACGGATACCCGGGCGTTTTGCCATTGACTTTATGCAAACGGATAGTGAAGGCAAACTGGTAAAAGGCGATAAAGACCTGGTTAAAAACTGGTACGGATACGGCGTTGATGTACTTGCCGTTGCAGACGGTACGGTAGCATCGGCCAGGGATGATTTTACGGAAAGTGCCACCATTTCCGGTCACCCGAAATACCCGGCGGGCAAAGCCACCGGAAATTACGTATCCCTGAACATCGGTAACGATCGTTACGTATTTTACGAACACCTTAAACCGGGAAGCATCCGGGTAAGACCGGGACAGAAAGTCAAAAAAGGTGAAGTTATCGCTTCTCTCGGTTTTACCGGGCAGTCCACAGGGCCTCACCTGCACCTGCACGTAGCCGATACCGATTCACCTCTGGGCGCGGAAGGCCTTCCCTTTTTGTTTGAACGTTTCACCCTTCTCGGCTATTATAAAGATTTTTCCCGCTTCGGAAAAATACCATGGACACCGGCAAAAAAGGATTCCGGGCAGGAAAAATACCGGGAAAGGCCGTCTCCCAACACTGTTATCAGGTTTTGA